In Littorina saxatilis isolate snail1 linkage group LG8, US_GU_Lsax_2.0, whole genome shotgun sequence, a single genomic region encodes these proteins:
- the LOC138972726 gene encoding ubiquitin-fold modifier-conjugating enzyme 1-like — MVDEVTKKTLAQIPLLKTKAGPRDGEQCIQRLKEEYQSLIQYVKNNKDADNDWFRLESNKEGTRWFGKCWYIYELIKYEFEVDFDMPITYPTTAPEIALPELDGKTAKMYRGGKICLTDHFKPLWARNVPKFGIAHAMALGLGPWLAVEIPDLIARGVVIPKDAGAGDKS, encoded by the exons ATGGTTGACGAAGTCACGAAGAAAACTCTAGCTCAGATTCCCTTGCTGAAAACTAAGGCAGGGCCGAGAGATGGCGAGCAGTGTATCCAGCGATTGAAGGAAGAATACCAGTCGCTCATCCAG TATGTGAAGAACAACAAAGACGCGGACAATGACTGGTTTAGGCTGGAGTCCAACAAAGAGGGAACACGCTGGTTTGGCAAGTGCTGGTACATCTATGAACTCATCAAATATGAATTTGAAGTGGACTTTGAT ATGCCCATCACCTATCCCACCACAGCGCCAGAGATTGCACTACCAGAATTAGATGGGAAAACAGCAAAGATGTACAG AGGAGGCAAGATCTGCTTGACGGATCACTTCAAGCCGCTGTGGGCCAGGAACGTTCCCAAGTTTGGTATTGCTCACGCTATGGCTCTTGGG CTGGGTCCGTGGTTAGCGGTGGAAATTCCAGACTTGATAGCACGTGGTGTGGTCATTCCCAAAGACGCTGGAGCTGGTGATAAAAGCTGA